In the Quercus lobata isolate SW786 chromosome 5, ValleyOak3.0 Primary Assembly, whole genome shotgun sequence genome, one interval contains:
- the LOC115988872 gene encoding receptor kinase-like protein Xa21 has protein sequence MRTRLLCSIHFLAILLLFNVNSTLAVLSSNSGTSSYFGGNETDYQALLAFKTKITQDPGKVLSSWNDSLHFCQWEGITCGRKHRRVTVLNLTSRGLVGSLSPHIGNLSFVREIILSNNTIGGKIHNEVGRLFRLQVLRLTNNSFQGEIPANLSHCSNLKYLRVGLNNLSGSIPMEFASLSKLVEFSAHLNHLTGEIPPFIGNLSSLQTLSVVYNVLGGQIPSALGQLRSLEHLALGGNKLSGLIPSSLHNLSSIIDFSVGGNELSGSLPTDLFLNLPHLQWLQIAANQFTGSLPTSLFNASELQSIEAEVNYFTGKVADNFGGLQRLEKLLINVNNLGSGDADELDFFKSLVNCSRLQNLILSENQFKGMLPNVLGNLSTQLEFFMISNNLIFGEIPSGIGNLISMIHLWMDGNKFTGTIPSDIGNLQKLQRLFLHNNKLSGRLPITLGNLSSISVMHLENNILQGTIPSSIGKCKNLNLLNLSQNNLSGPIPKQLFAISSLSNSLNLARNFLIGSLPSEVGNLIHLAELDISENKLSGEIPSSLSSCTSLKYLYMEGNFFQGVIPTSLSTSRGIQVMDLSRNKLSGQIPNFLDKLSLKNLNLSFNDFEGEVPTKGVFANASALSIVGNNRLCGGILKLKLPRCLTKEKKKTKRPLTIEILVSMACVILAVTTVSFFLFSWHKNRRRETTSGSYLRKLLLKVSYQMLLKATDGFSTANLIGMGSFGSVYKGILGEDRSIVAVKVLNLQRRGAFRSFISECETLKNIRHRNLVKIITSCSSVDFHGNDFKALVYEFMPNGNLENWLHDLEKDFGQVEIQNLNLLQRINIAIDVACALDYLHHHCPVPVVHCDLKPSNILFDYDMIAHVGDFGLAKFLLEQTNLKQSSSIGIRGTIGYTPPEYGLGSEVSTKGDVYSYGILLLEMITGKRPTDSMFDGGLNLHNYASIAWPNCVLEIADPKLLNNNDEVIGNHNCTPTNRTNECLISMVKLGLACSMELPQERWDISKAISELQLVRDILLGAGI, from the exons GGTGGGTTCCTTGTCTCCACACATCGGCAACCTCAGCTTCGTGAGGGAAATCATTCTCTCGAACAACACCATTGGAGGCAAGATTCATAATGAAGTTGGTCGTCTATTCAGGTTGCAAGTATTGAGATTGACTAACAACTCCTTCCAAGGAGAAATTCCTGCAAACCTTTCCCATTGCTCCAACCTCAAGTACCTTAGGGTCGGTCTTAATAACCTTTCAGGGTCAATCCCAATGGAGTTTGCTTCTTTGTCAAAGCTAGTAGAATTTTCTGCTCACTTAAACCATCTCACTGGAGAAATCCCACCTTTCATTGGAAATCTTAGCTCTCTCCAAACTTTATCTGTAGTCTATAATGTCTTGGGAGGACAGATTCCAAGTGCCTTAGGTCAACTAAGAAGCTTAGAACATCTTGCACTGGGTGGAAATAAACTCTCGGGTTTGATTCCTTCGTCTTTGCATAATCTTTCATCTATAATTGATTTTTCAGTGGGTGGAAATGAGCTTAGTGGAAGTCTTCCCACAGACTTATTCCTCAACCTTCCCCATCTCCAATGGCTTCAAATTGCTGCAAACCAATTTACTGGGTCTCTTCCAACCTCATTATTTAATGCTTCAGAGCTACAATCCATAGAAGCTGAAGTAAACTATTTTACCGGAAAAGTTGCAGACAATTTTGGAGGCTTACAACGTTTGGAAAAGTTACTTATTAATGTAAATAATTTAGGAAGCGGAGATGCTGATGAATTGGATTTCTTTAAATCTCTAGTCAACTGTAGCCGTTTGCAGAACTTGATCCTCTCAGAAAATCAATTCAAAGGTATGTTACCAAATGTTTTGGGAAATCTTTCAACCcaacttgaattttttatgaTCAGCAACAATCTTATTTTTGGGGAAATCCCTTCAGGGATAGGTAATTTGATTAGCATGATCCACTTATGGATGGATGGAAACAAATTCACAGGCACAATCCCAAGTGATATTGGTAATCTCCAAAAGTTACAAagattatttttacataacaacAAACTCTCAGGAAGGTTACCAATTACCCTTGGAAACCTGTCTTCAATAAGTGTCATGCATTTAGAAAATAACATATTGCAAGGAACTATCCCATCAAGTATAGGAAAGTGCAAAAATCTGAATTTGTTAAATCTATCTCAAAACAATCTTAGTGGCCCCATTCCAAAACAACTCTTTGCAATTTCCTCCTTGTCAAATTCACTTAATTTAGCTCGAAACTTTTTAATTGGATCATTACCATCAGAGGTTGGCAATCTTATCCATTTAGCAGAATTGGACATATCTGAGAACAAGTTGTCTGGTGAAATTCCAAGTAGCCTTAGCTCCTGCACCAGCCTTAAGTACCTTTACATGGAAGGCAATTTCTTTCAGGGAGTAATTCCAACATCTTTGAGTACTTCAAGAGGTATTCAAGTTATGGATCTTTCTCGAAACAAGTTGTCAGgtcaaattccaaatttcttGGATAAACTTTccttgaagaatttgaatttatcctTCAATGATTTTGAGGGAGAGGTTCCAACAAAAGGAGTTTTTGCAAATGCTAGCGCACTATCAATTGTAGGAAACAATAGGCTTTGTGGGGGCATATTGAAACTAAAGTTGCCTAGGTgcttaacaaaagaaaagaagaaaacgaaGAGGCCTCTTACAATCGAAATTTTAGTTTCAATGGCTTGTGTGATTCTAGCAGTAACCACAGtgtcatttttcttattttcttggcacaaaaatagaagaagagaaaCCACTTCGGGATCTTACTTGAGAAAATTACTTCTGAAAGTATCTTACCAAATGCTCCTTAAAGCAACTGATGGGTTCTCTACAGCAAATTTAATTGGTATGGGTAGTTTTGGCTCAGTGTATAAAGGCATCCTTGGTGAGGATAGATCAATTGTTGCAGTCAAGGTACTAAATCTTCAACGTAGAGGAGCTTTTAGGAGCTTCATCTCTGAGTGTGAAACCTTGAAAAATATTCGTCACCGAAATCTTGTGAAGATCATAACTTCTTGCTCAAGTGTGGATTTTCATGGTAATGATTTTAAGGCTCTAGTCTATGAGTTCATGCCCAATGGAAATCTAGAAAATTGGTTACATGATTTGGAAAAAGATTTTGGGCAAGTAGAGATACAAAATTTGAACCTTCTTCAAAGAATAAACATTGCCATTGACGTTGCATGTGCACTCGATTATCTACATCACCATTGCCCAGTGCCAGTTGTTCACTGTGATTTAAAGCCAAGTAACATTCTTTTCGACTATGATATGATTGCTCATGTTGGAGATTTTggacttgcaaaatttcttttAGAACAAACAAATCTGAAGCAAAGCAGCTCAATTGGAATAAGAGGAACAATTGGGTACACTCCTCCAG AGTACGGTTTAGGAAGTGAAGTGTCAACTAAAGGGGATGTCTATAGTTATGGAATCTTATTGTTGGAGATGATAACAGGAAAGAGACCTACAGATAGTATGTTTGATGGAGGCTTGAATCTTCACAACTACGCTAGCATAGCCTGGCCTAACTGTGTATTGGAGATTGCGGACCCAAAACTTTTAAACAATAATGATGAAGTAATTGGCAATCACAATTGCACCCCAACAAATAGAACGAATGAGTGTTTGATATCCATGGTGAAGCTTGGCTTGGCATGCTCTATGGAGTTGCCACAAGAACGATGGGACATTAGCAAGGCCATCTCTGAGTTGCAATTGGTCAGGGACATTCTTCTTGGCGCTGGGATTTAA